From Microvirgula aerodenitrificans DSM 15089:
CAGCGCCTGTTCGCGGCGGATGCCGGCCGCCAGACGGCCGGCCAGCACGTTGACGAAACGCACGCCCAGTCCGGCTATATAAGGTTGTGCCACGGTCAGCGCGGCATCGATTTCCGCCTCGCGTCCCGGCACGCCGGCGATGCCGTCGCCACCGTTCATCAGATCGCCGGCCGGCAGGTTGATCAGCACGACCGCCACCCGGGCGGCATCGCGTGCGGCCAGCAGTTCGTCCAGTGGCACTTCATACGGAAACTGGATCTCCACCGTGTCGAAACCGGCCGCGCGGGCGGCAGCAAAGCGGGCCGTCAGCGGGCGGTCGGTGAACAGCATGGACAGGTTGGCGGCGAAATGCGGCATCAGTGCTGGCTCCGGTACAGGTCGATCACGGTGGACAGGTCGGACTGGGCCTGACCGGCTTCGGCGTGGCGGCGCATCAGCGCCAGCGCCTGGCCGGCCAGTGGCGCCGGGCTGTGACAGGACGCGGCCAGCGCCATGGCATTGCCCAGGTCTTTTTCCAGTGTCGCCACTTTCCACTGCACCGGTTCATGGGTGTGGCTGGCCATGCGCGGGGCAAGGATCTGCAGCGGTTTTGAATCGGCAAAGCCGCCGGCCAGCGCCGGCGCCAGCCGGGCCGGATCGACGCCGGCGCGCTCGGCCAGCGCGACCGCCTCGGCGATCAGCAAACTGTTGGCAGCAACGATCAACTGGTTGCAGACCTTGGTGACCTGGCCGGCGCCGACTTCTCCCATGCGGGTCACGCGTGCCGCCAGCGGGGCGAAGACCGGCGCCAGCCGTTCGATGGCCGCCGCATTGCCGCCAGCCATGATCGCCAGCGTGCCGTGCTCGGCGCCGCCGGTGCCGCCGGAGACCGGCGCATCGATCCAGCTGGCGCCGGTCTGCTGCTGCAGGCGTGCGGCAAAGTCGCGGGTGGCATCCGGGGCAATGCTGGAGAAATCGACCAGCAGGGTGCCGGCGGCGATGCCGGCGGCCACGCCACTGGCGCCGAAAACCACGGCCTTAACGGCCGCCGTGTCCGATACGCACAGCAGAACGGCATCGGCGCCTTGCGCGGCTGCCGCCGGGTCAGCGGCCAGGCGTGCGCCGCGCGCGACCAGCGCGGCTGTTTTGGTCTGATCCCGGTTCCATACGGTCAGGGCAAAACCGGCGTCGAGCAGCCGGGATGCCATGCGCTGGCCCATCAGGCCCAGTCCGATAAAGGCGAGTGTTTTCATGCAGGCTCTCCTGTTGGCAATGCGGAAGGTGGCGGTGACGTCGCTCGCGGCCGGCGGATCAGAACAGCCGCGTGTCGCGCAGCCGGTGGGCGTCGCCCTGGCGGCGCAGGAAGCCGCTGCGGTCGAAGAACTCCAGAATCTGGATCGCCAGCTTGCGGCCGACACCGATGGCGTCGCGGAAGCTGGCCGCGTCGACCTGACCCTGTTCTCCGGCCAGTTCGCTGGCGATGGCGGCCAGCCGCTCGATGGTCTGGCTCGGGTAGTAGCGGTCGGGGACGATGGCGGTGACATGACCGAGCCGGGCGGCTTTCTTCATCAGCAGGCGCAC
This genomic window contains:
- a CDS encoding NAD(P)-dependent oxidoreductase is translated as MKTLAFIGLGLMGQRMASRLLDAGFALTVWNRDQTKTAALVARGARLAADPAAAAQGADAVLLCVSDTAAVKAVVFGASGVAAGIAAGTLLVDFSSIAPDATRDFAARLQQQTGASWIDAPVSGGTGGAEHGTLAIMAGGNAAAIERLAPVFAPLAARVTRMGEVGAGQVTKVCNQLIVAANSLLIAEAVALAERAGVDPARLAPALAGGFADSKPLQILAPRMASHTHEPVQWKVATLEKDLGNAMALAASCHSPAPLAGQALALMRRHAEAGQAQSDLSTVIDLYRSQH